One window of Bactrocera tryoni isolate S06 chromosome 2, CSIRO_BtryS06_freeze2, whole genome shotgun sequence genomic DNA carries:
- the LOC120769494 gene encoding class E basic helix-loop-helix protein 22, producing the protein MDHSNLPFGFALPGHAHMPIPPTPNLMSGHPGPTSSPPQSVPGRRTPLGAVGLGGFYAQGLGMSQQGSMPTDENKPSPSALGAVGGGSMGHGRKSPPQSLSGGTTTVAAGSGTSGSGGSGKQKNRQAKTVRLNINARERRRMHDLNDALDELRSVIPYAHSPSVRKLSKIATLLLAKNYILMQQNALDELRRLLAYIQSTSGAAPLDLGSFPAAAKLQALLQGPHEPPNSS; encoded by the exons ATGGACCATTCAAATCTGCCATTCGGGTTTGCTCTACCCGGTCACGCACACATGCCAATACCACCAACACCAAATTTGATGTCCGGCCATCCCGGCCCCACATCCAGCCCACCGCAAAGTGTGCCCGGTAGGCGAACACCGCTTGGCGCTGTGGGCCTCGGCGGCTTCTATGCACAAGGACTTGGTATGTCACAGCAAGGATCCATGCCGACAGATGAGAATAAGCCCAGCCCAAGTGCACTGGGGGCTGTTGGTGGCGGAAGTATGGGACATGGGCGGAAATCCCCACCACAATCCCTATCTGGTGGTACGACCACCGTGGCCGCCGGCAGTGGGACAAGTGGAAGCGGTGGCAGTGGCAAACAGAAAAACCGACAGGCAAAAACGGTGCGACTGAATATAAACGCGAG AGAGCGGCGACGCATGCACGATTTGAACGATGCTTTGGATGAGCTGCGCAGCGTCATACCCTACGCGCATTCGCCTTCCGTGCGGAAGCTGTCAAAGATCGCCACATTGTTGTTAGCTAAGAATTATATACTAATGCAACAGAATGCTTTGGACGAGTTGCGACG ACTCTTGGCCTACATTCAGAGCACAAGTGGCGCAGCACCGCTAGACTTAGGCTCGTTTCCTGCCGCCGCAAAACTACAGGCACTCTTACAGGGGCCCCACGAGCCACCGAATAGTAGCTAA